In the genome of Heterodontus francisci isolate sHetFra1 chromosome 15, sHetFra1.hap1, whole genome shotgun sequence, one region contains:
- the LOC137377490 gene encoding histone H2B 1/2-like, translating into MPEEKKAASKKGTKKALNKPSAKGGKKRRKSRKESYSISINKVTKQVHPNTSISSKAMSITNSFMNDIFERIAGEASHLAHYNKRSTISSWEIQTTVRLLLPGELAKHAMSEGTKATKYSSSK; encoded by the coding sequence ATGCctgaagagaagaaagcagctTCTAAAAAGGGCACCAAGaaagccttaaataaaccgtcagcaaagggcggcaagaagcggagaaagtcgaggaaggagagttactccatctccaTCAACAAAGTGACGAAGCAAGTTCACCCCAACAccagcatctcctccaaggccatgagcatcacgaACTCATTTATGAACGATATTTTCgaacgcatcgcgggtgaggcttcccacctggcccattacaacaagcgcagcaccatcagctcctggGAGATCCAGACCACCGTGCgcttgctgctgcccggggagctggccaagcacgcaatgtcggaagggacaaaggcgaccAAATAcagcagctccaagtaa